TTATGCTGTCTCAGAAAAACACAAAGTTACCACCGCTAACGATTTTTTCTCCATCCTGAAGCGCCATACAGCACAAGACCTGGATGGTTTGCTTGACGCTTATTTCAAAACCAGCTATTAACTACCCGGCAGTTGAAACAAGGTCTCGGCTGTTAATTTGTTCATCGATATCAGGGAGGGGATGCATTGGGAGAAGCTAGACTCGCAAAATACTGGGGGGCAGCCTGTCTCAGGCAGGTCTTGCTTGCTTTTGGAATATTTTTAATATTTGTTGTAGTTTTCGTAGGGCTGATTGTACTGGCGCTTGCCTTACCCATTCCGCAAAGCCAACGACCCACGGTGATCTTTGGTGGATTGATGGCCGTCATATTTCTATTGGTCCTGGGGGCAATCAACTGGGGCATCATTAGCACCCGGCGCAGGGCGTACCGGCTGGATGCAGTTTTTGCACCCTATAGTCTGACTGGAAAAGCCTACCTGTGGAACGGCAGGCAGTATCATGGCTTGGTGTCGGGTCGCCAGGTGGATGCCTATTTCTACCGTGGGCTAAACCTTGACCTTTATTTGGCTTCGCATCTCCAGACTCGGTTAAGCGTAGGCCCAAAAGGACGCCTCACTCAAAATGCTGCGCGGATCGCGGTACAGCACCTCCTCACTGTCCAGGATTCCAATTTACAAACGCTTGAAATTTATACGCTAGACGAGATATGGAGCAGGGAATTGTTGGGGGATCCAATCGCCAGGTCTGTTATCCTGAGATTGATTTCACATCAGCCTGGATTTCAATTCCGCAACATGTTACTCCAGCCTGAAGCAATCCAGCTACAGGTCAATCACCTGAATTTGGATGACATCACCGCTGAAGATTTACTTTCCTGGGTGGATGACCTTACCACTTTAGCAAATATCGCTGAAGCTTTGCCGCCGACCATCAACCCGGTAGAGTCCACTTCCCTGGAACACCGGTCACGTACGGATCGCAGCAGTTTTACCAAGCTAATCTTTCAGACTACCTGCGGTGTGATCATTCTTCTGATCGCCGGCTTAATATTCATCTTTTACGGAGTGATGGAAACGTTGCCGTAAATGTGATATCCTATTCATCGTGTAGACCCCAATGAGATTACCTAATTTTACCCAAGTAGTTGGTATCGATCATCTATGAACACTCCCCTCAAGTTCGATGTGTTTACCTTGTTCCCAGAAGTATTTCAGCCGTACCTGGATACCAGCATCCTACAGCGTGCGCGCCAGAATCACCTGGTTGAGATTAATCTCTATAATATCCGCGATTGGACCTCTGATCGCCATCACGTTTGCGACGATATACCTTATGGTGGGGGAGGCGGAATGGTGATGAAGCCTGAGCCAATTTTTACCGCCGTCGAAGGCGTGCTCGGAGCTCCCCCAGCTTACCCGGTGATTTTGCTCGACCCGCAAGGGCGGGTCTTCACTCAAGCAGTGGCACAAGAGCTTGCGCAACAACCACACCTGGCGCTATTGTGCGGCCGTTATGAGGGGATCGATGAACGCGTCCGGGAGCACCTTGTGACGGATGAAATCTCCATCGGTGATTATGTGCTCAGCGGGGGAGAGCTGCCAGCCCTGGTGCTGATCGATGCCATCACCCGCCTGATCCCGGGAGCCTTAGGAGACCCACAGGGTGCCTGGGACGATTCGCATGCCACCGGCCTGCTGG
The genomic region above belongs to Anaerolineales bacterium and contains:
- a CDS encoding tRNA (guanosine(37)-N1)-methyltransferase TrmD encodes the protein MNTPLKFDVFTLFPEVFQPYLDTSILQRARQNHLVEINLYNIRDWTSDRHHVCDDIPYGGGGGMVMKPEPIFTAVEGVLGAPPAYPVILLDPQGRVFTQAVAQELAQQPHLALLCGRYEGIDERVREHLVTDEISIGDYVLSGGELPALVLIDAITRLIPGALGDPQGAWDDSHATGLLEYPHYTRPPEFRGWAVPEILLSGDHGKIAIWRRQQALLRTRKRRPDLLEKADLSDNDRDFLTRAELDVT